Genomic DNA from Oryza sativa Japonica Group chromosome 5, ASM3414082v1:
atatagaaatacaattagaagaaatagttaaaattcggaattaaaaaaataaggaatattagaagagaagactagagtccatatagaaatacaacttagaaatagttgaaattcggaattaaaaaataaggaatattagaagaggagactagagtccatatagaaatacaattaggaaataactaaaatttggaattaaaaaaattaggaatattagaagtagagtatagagtacttatagaaatacaattaggaaataatagaaattcggaatgaaaaataaggaatattataagtagagtatagaaatacaattaagaaaaaaaaatagaaattcggaattaaaaaataatgaatattagaagtagagtatagagtctatataggaatttaaaactaactaaaattcggaataaacataataaaatgaaaagtagtgtttagagtccatataaaaatacaatttacaaataactaaaattcgaaattaagaaaaacatgagaagaagagtttaaagtcaatataggaatacaatttagaagtaactgaaatttgaaattaaaaattaaagattattgaaagatgagtttagagtccacatagaaatataattagaaataataaaaattcagaattaaaaaaagaaatattaaaacacaagtctagagtccatataggaatatatataatttacaaataactaaattttgatattaaaaataattaataactaacacgtatataaaatacaatatgaatattacacattagttgtttcgtaaagttattgcaaaatttaaaattatgttgtcattgtaatatattttaataatataatgagaaaacatatatgttattatatgagagaaaatataatgatgctaaccGCGCAATTTGCGCgagccaccatgctagttctaAAGATGACATATATATTTCGCTATAACTAAACAGGTAAATGAACTGAAAATTGATATGGACTCATGCGCCTGACAGAATTCAATAACAAGTACATTTTATTAGTGCAAAATACATTGAGATACATTACAAGATGCAAAAGCCCGCGAGCTTTGAGTTACAGTAAGCAGTCCTAAGAGTCAAGCCCTGCGAATCAAAGAAATCAAATTTCCTCACAACACCAAAGATTTAAACTTCATGCAAAACACCGGAGCTAACTGATGACAAACAAACTGTCAATCGCCTGAGAAATAAGTTTATCAAAAAAGCAACAAATTAAGCAAGCCAGTTAACGACGAGAAATCGAAGCAGAAAAATATCTGACGGACAAGTGAGCAGGGGCAGTGCGAAGTGATCCAATCATTGACCATTGATCTTGAGTTTTATTCCTAGCATTTTGGGAGATCCAACGGTGGAGGCGGGAGCTTCTGGTCAGGACGGCTGCCATCCAGCACCAGCCACGCCATTTTCAGTCCCCAGCTCATGTGCACCTCCAAGTGACAATGCATGAACCACACACCTGAGATCGTGCAATCGTATCGGCATAAGTATCTTTGATGAGTTATAATTGCAAACTGATTAACTAAAGCTAAATTAAGTTGGTGCAAATGTGGAATCGCAGGGGAATCGATGTGGTTCAGAGTACATGCCTGGGTTGTCTGCGTGGAAGCGGATGGCGACCCAGCCGCCGGCGGGCACGCCGACGGTGTTGCGCTCGACGGGGTCGTAGAGGTTGAACTTGGCCGGGTCGTTGATGGGGTCAAAGTTGCCGAAGCCCTGGCCGACGACGAAGAAGTTGAAGCCGTGCAGGTGCAGCGGGTGGCTCTCGGCGCCAAGAATGCTGGTGTCCTGCATCACCAGCTCGACGTTGGCGCCGTACGGCAGCACGAGCACCTTGGTCCCGTTCATCACGTTGGTGTTGTTCGGCGGCGTGCCGGTGTAGTTGAACGGGTTCAGCGGGTAGTACGGGAAGTTGGAGGCGTACACGCCCTTGGACTTGCCGGCGAAGTGCGACTGGAGCAGCGCCGTCGCCGGGAGCACGAAGGAGACGTTGTTGATGGAGGCGGCGAACCGGGAGCCGTTGGGTCCCTGGCACGTCCCGTTGACGGCGCAGGGGTGGGTGCCGAGCCCCACGGTGAAGAAGAAGCGGTGATCCACCTGCTGCGGCACCGCCGCCGGGTACCCGGCGCTGGCCAGGCTGCGGAGCTTGGCGGTGAAGTTGGAGACGGCGTTGGTGTCGTTGATCTGCGGCAGCGTAGGGGAGAAGATGGGGACGAtcttgccggcggcggtggtggggcaGGGGTCGTCGTACtcgaggacgccggcgacggtggtgtTGTCGAAGGTGCCCTGCGTGGTGGTGTACGGGCGAGCCAGCATGT
This window encodes:
- the LOC4339003 gene encoding laccase-12, whose translation is MAAASSVLRCCLLVAALMTLSAMGAEAITRQYLFDVQTTSVTRLCSTKSIVTVNGQYPGPTLFAREGDHVEVTVVNHSPYNMSIHWHGIRQLLSGWADGPSYITQCPIQPGGSYVYRFTITGQRGTLWWHAHISWLRATVHGPMVILPPAGVGYPFPAPHEEVPIMFGEWWNNDTEAVISQALQTGGGPNISDAYTLNGLPGPLYNCSAQDTFKLKVKPGKTYMLRLINAALNDELFFSIANHTLTVVDVDALYVKPFTVDTLIIAPGQTSNVLLTAKPTYPGASYYMLARPYTTTQGTFDNTTVAGVLEYDDPCPTTAAGKIVPIFSPTLPQINDTNAVSNFTAKLRSLASAGYPAAVPQQVDHRFFFTVGLGTHPCAVNGTCQGPNGSRFAASINNVSFVLPATALLQSHFAGKSKGVYASNFPYYPLNPFNYTGTPPNNTNVMNGTKVLVLPYGANVELVMQDTSILGAESHPLHLHGFNFFVVGQGFGNFDPINDPAKFNLYDPVERNTVGVPAGGWVAIRFHADNPGVWFMHCHLEVHMSWGLKMAWLVLDGSRPDQKLPPPPLDLPKC